In the genome of Cupriavidus taiwanensis, one region contains:
- a CDS encoding putative colanic acid biosynthesis acetyltransferase, giving the protein MIIQHTHRTSGPSFSLSNRVRRQLWNWVWLWLFRPSLRPMHAWRAALLRLFGARLGRDARVYPAARVWAPWNLVMGEHTAVADGVTLYNISPITLGDYAIVSQGSHLCTGSHDYNSETFQLIASPITLERHVWVCAEAFISPGVTLPEGAVIAPRTVVTKPLREAWTVYGGTPARPIGQRRPQP; this is encoded by the coding sequence ATGATCATTCAGCACACCCACCGCACCTCCGGCCCGTCGTTTTCGCTGTCCAACCGCGTGCGTCGGCAGCTATGGAACTGGGTATGGCTGTGGCTGTTCCGCCCCAGCCTGCGCCCGATGCATGCCTGGCGCGCCGCACTGCTGCGGCTGTTCGGCGCCCGCCTCGGCCGCGATGCGCGAGTCTACCCCGCGGCACGGGTCTGGGCGCCGTGGAACCTGGTGATGGGCGAGCACACCGCCGTCGCCGACGGCGTGACCCTCTACAACATCAGTCCGATCACGCTCGGCGACTACGCCATCGTGTCACAAGGCTCGCACCTGTGCACGGGCTCGCACGATTACAACAGCGAAACCTTCCAGCTGATTGCGTCGCCGATCACGCTGGAACGCCATGTGTGGGTGTGCGCCGAAGCGTTCATCTCGCCAGGCGTGACCTTGCCCGAAGGCGCGGTGATTGCGCCGCGCACGGTGGTCACCAAACCGCTGCGCGAGGCGTGGACGGTGTATGGCGGAACGCCCGCGCGGCCCATCGGCCAGCGCCGTCCGCAGCCATGA
- a CDS encoding polysaccharide deacetylase family protein codes for MPIPILMYHQIDAPPPRRSPGRGLWVPPARFRRQMRLMHRLGYRGLSMRDLMPYLHGERSGKVFGITFDDGFRNVFEHAMPALDALGFTATNYFVSRQLSGSNVWDRDLGIRPAALMSVAQMRAWHQGGHEVGSHTLDHVDLRRMAPHEARRQIAASKDELEQWLGVPVTAFCYPYGSQDAAHREMVREAGYANATITARGLARASDDPFGLPRVSVYCATGMFGFLRKCLTAHEDRWREA; via the coding sequence ATGCCGATTCCGATCCTGATGTACCACCAGATCGACGCGCCGCCGCCACGCCGCTCGCCAGGGCGCGGGCTGTGGGTGCCGCCCGCGCGCTTTCGCCGCCAGATGCGCCTGATGCACCGGCTTGGCTATCGCGGCCTGAGCATGCGCGACCTGATGCCGTACCTGCACGGCGAGCGCAGCGGCAAGGTGTTCGGCATCACCTTCGACGACGGCTTCCGCAACGTGTTCGAGCACGCCATGCCCGCGCTGGACGCGCTCGGTTTCACCGCCACCAATTACTTTGTCTCGCGCCAGCTGTCGGGCAGCAATGTCTGGGACCGGGATCTTGGCATCCGCCCCGCGGCGCTGATGAGCGTGGCGCAGATGCGCGCATGGCACCAGGGCGGGCACGAGGTCGGCTCGCATACGCTGGACCATGTCGACCTGCGCCGCATGGCGCCGCATGAGGCGCGCCGGCAGATCGCCGCGTCCAAGGACGAGCTGGAACAGTGGCTCGGCGTACCGGTGACCGCCTTCTGCTATCCCTACGGCAGCCAGGACGCCGCGCACCGGGAAATGGTGCGCGAGGCCGGCTACGCCAACGCCACCATCACGGCGCGCGGGCTGGCCCGCGCCAGCGACGACCCGTTCGGCCTGCCCCGCGTCAGCGTCTATTGCGCCACCGGCATGTTCGGCTTCCTGCGCAAATGCCTGACCGCGCACGAGGACCGCTGGCGCGAAGCCTAG
- a CDS encoding glycosyltransferase → MRLLHVIPSIDPTGGGPIEGIRQLRQPLRERGAEIDVCCGDAPDAPFVRASEMNVVALGPTSSKYGFNPGMLAWLRAHAADYDAVLVEGLWQFHALATCLALRGSGVPYFVYTHGMLDPWFRERYPLKHVKKSLYWLLGEYWVLRGARAVLFTCEEEQRRSRNAFWPYRCRELVAGYGTAQPPTAAVPLREAFFTAFPALRGKRIVLFLGRIHEKKGCDLLVEAFAGVAGADPRLQLVLAGPVEAALRERLARQAERLGLAQRLSWTGMLSGDLKWGAYHAAEVFTLPSHQENFGVAVAEALGCGVPVLISDKVNIWREIVADGAGLAGADTAEGTGACLRQWLQADPGAQARMRVQALACFQRRFEVRQSAQRLLDILGERPVPAPAADVAATSATPRGTP, encoded by the coding sequence ATGAGATTGCTGCACGTCATACCCTCCATCGACCCCACCGGGGGCGGGCCCATCGAAGGCATCCGCCAATTGCGCCAGCCGCTGCGCGAACGCGGCGCCGAGATCGACGTCTGCTGCGGCGATGCCCCCGACGCCCCGTTCGTGCGCGCCAGCGAGATGAACGTGGTCGCACTGGGCCCGACCTCCTCCAAATACGGCTTCAATCCCGGCATGCTGGCGTGGCTGCGCGCCCATGCGGCCGACTACGACGCAGTGCTGGTCGAAGGCCTGTGGCAGTTCCATGCGCTCGCCACCTGCCTCGCGCTGCGCGGCAGCGGGGTGCCGTACTTTGTCTATACCCACGGCATGCTCGATCCGTGGTTCCGCGAACGCTATCCGCTCAAGCACGTCAAGAAGAGCCTGTACTGGCTGCTGGGTGAGTACTGGGTGCTGCGCGGCGCGCGCGCGGTGCTGTTCACCTGCGAGGAAGAGCAGCGGCGTTCGCGCAACGCGTTCTGGCCCTATCGCTGCCGCGAGCTGGTGGCCGGGTACGGCACCGCGCAGCCACCCACCGCGGCCGTGCCGTTGCGCGAGGCGTTCTTCACTGCGTTTCCGGCACTGCGCGGCAAGCGCATCGTGCTGTTCCTCGGCCGGATCCATGAAAAGAAGGGCTGCGACCTGCTGGTCGAAGCCTTTGCCGGCGTGGCCGGTGCCGACCCGCGGCTGCAGCTGGTGCTGGCTGGGCCGGTGGAGGCGGCGCTGCGCGAGCGGCTGGCGCGCCAGGCCGAACGCCTGGGGCTGGCGCAGCGGCTCAGCTGGACCGGCATGCTGTCGGGCGACCTGAAGTGGGGCGCTTATCATGCGGCCGAAGTCTTTACCCTGCCGTCGCACCAGGAGAACTTTGGCGTGGCCGTGGCCGAGGCGCTGGGCTGCGGCGTGCCGGTGCTGATTTCGGACAAGGTCAATATCTGGCGCGAAATCGTCGCCGACGGCGCCGGGCTGGCGGGCGCCGATACCGCCGAGGGCACCGGCGCGTGCCTGCGCCAGTGGCTGCAGGCCGATCCCGGCGCGCAGGCGCGCATGCGGGTGCAGGCGCTAGCCTGCTTTCAGCGACGCTTCGAGGTGCGCCAGAGCGCGCAGCGGCTGCTCGACATCCTGGGCGAGCGGCCGGTGCCGGCGCCGGCCGCCGATGTCGCCGCCACCAGCGCCACGCCGCGCGGCACGCCATGA
- a CDS encoding GDP-L-fucose synthase family protein gives MNQALAARPRIFVAGHRGMVGSAIERALRAQGGADIVTRTHAELDLCDQAQVRAFFASQRIDAVYLAAARVGGIHANNTYPAEFIHQNLAIATNVIHAAWQAGVLRLLFLGSSCIYPRLAPQPISEAALLTGALEPTNAPYAIAKIAGIMLCDSYNRQYGTDYRCVMPTNLYGPGDNYHPDNSHVIPGLVRRFHDARVAGSARVSVWGTGKPLREFLHADDLARACLHVMALSTPAYREAAPAGFLNVGSDDEVSIGALAALVAQVTGYRGTLAFETDKPDGTPRKRLDSSAIMRTGWRPRIALRDGLRGVYEEACRTGTLPGGIAAALA, from the coding sequence ATGAACCAGGCCCTGGCAGCGCGCCCGCGCATTTTTGTCGCCGGCCACCGCGGCATGGTCGGCTCGGCCATCGAGCGCGCGCTGCGCGCGCAGGGCGGCGCCGACATCGTGACGCGCACGCACGCCGAGCTGGACCTGTGCGACCAGGCGCAGGTGCGGGCTTTCTTCGCCAGCCAGCGCATCGACGCGGTCTACCTGGCCGCCGCGCGGGTCGGCGGCATCCATGCCAACAACACGTATCCCGCCGAGTTCATCCACCAGAACCTCGCCATCGCCACCAACGTGATCCATGCCGCCTGGCAGGCCGGCGTGCTGCGGCTGCTGTTTCTCGGATCGAGCTGCATCTACCCCCGCCTGGCGCCGCAGCCGATCAGCGAAGCCGCGCTGCTGACCGGCGCGCTGGAGCCGACCAACGCGCCCTACGCCATCGCCAAGATCGCCGGCATCATGCTGTGCGACAGCTACAACCGCCAGTACGGCACCGACTACCGCTGCGTGATGCCGACCAACCTCTATGGGCCCGGCGACAACTACCACCCCGACAACAGCCATGTGATACCCGGACTGGTGCGCCGCTTCCACGACGCCCGCGTGGCCGGCAGCGCGCGCGTGTCGGTGTGGGGCACCGGCAAGCCCTTGCGCGAATTCCTGCACGCGGACGACCTGGCGCGTGCCTGCCTGCATGTGATGGCGCTGTCCACGCCGGCCTACCGCGAGGCCGCGCCCGCGGGCTTCCTCAATGTCGGCAGCGACGACGAGGTCTCGATCGGCGCGCTGGCGGCACTGGTGGCGCAGGTCACCGGCTATCGCGGCACCCTTGCCTTCGAAACCGACAAGCCCGACGGCACGCCGCGCAAGCGGCTCGACAGCAGCGCCATCATGCGCACCGGCTGGCGCCCGCGCATTGCGCTGCGCGACGGCCTGCGCGGCGTCTACGAAGAGGCCTGCCGCACCGGCACCCTGCCCGGCGGCATTGCCGCCGCGCTGGCCTGA
- a CDS encoding glycosyltransferase family 4 protein, translating to MMHPSQLREPPAPLPSILIYSAPFHPLIGGMERFAEELASGLTELGYPVEVATRTPAAPGDATTFPFTVTRVSGKLQLARAMLRHRRVLFVGLTFYDVMLASALRRRIVLTHHGPYVVHGHKRGTWTGPIKRWLSRFYDGICVSHYLAGWLPGQPLVIHNGYRDELFAAAPPADARPPGSFIFVGRLVSEKGVDLLVRSFARLHAREPHARLTIVGDGPEREALARLADRLGCAAAVHFAGCQCAAGVAALLGRHRCLVAPSLGYESFGIVALEGLAAGCEVIVSQRGGLPEAVGDFGWVVEPAPEPLHAAMAAVLGGASRRDEAGTRQFLREHERKAVAQRYAEAIARFTQHPSEPREPVPFNPEQQGSEAGR from the coding sequence ATGATGCATCCCTCGCAGCTGCGCGAGCCCCCTGCGCCGCTGCCCAGCATCCTGATCTACAGCGCCCCCTTCCATCCGTTGATCGGCGGCATGGAGCGCTTCGCCGAGGAGTTGGCGAGCGGGCTGACGGAGCTGGGCTATCCGGTCGAAGTGGCCACGCGCACGCCGGCCGCGCCGGGCGACGCCACGACCTTCCCGTTCACCGTGACCCGGGTCAGCGGCAAGCTGCAGCTGGCGCGCGCCATGCTGCGCCATCGGCGCGTGCTGTTCGTCGGCCTGACTTTTTACGACGTCATGCTGGCCAGCGCGCTGCGCCGTCGCATCGTGCTGACGCACCATGGCCCCTACGTGGTCCATGGCCACAAGCGCGGCACCTGGACCGGTCCGATCAAGCGCTGGCTGTCGCGCTTCTACGACGGCATCTGCGTCAGCCACTACCTGGCCGGCTGGCTGCCAGGCCAGCCACTGGTGATCCACAACGGCTATCGCGACGAACTGTTCGCGGCGGCGCCGCCCGCCGACGCGCGGCCGCCGGGCAGCTTTATCTTCGTCGGGCGGCTGGTGTCCGAAAAAGGCGTGGACCTGCTGGTGCGCAGCTTCGCGCGCCTGCACGCGCGCGAGCCGCATGCGCGCCTCACGATTGTTGGCGACGGGCCCGAGCGCGAAGCCTTGGCACGGCTGGCCGACAGGCTTGGCTGCGCGGCCGCGGTGCACTTTGCCGGCTGCCAGTGCGCCGCCGGCGTGGCGGCGCTGCTGGGCCGGCATCGATGCCTGGTGGCGCCGTCGCTGGGCTATGAGTCGTTTGGCATCGTCGCGCTGGAAGGCCTGGCGGCGGGCTGCGAAGTGATCGTCAGCCAGCGCGGCGGCCTGCCCGAAGCGGTCGGCGACTTCGGCTGGGTCGTGGAGCCGGCGCCCGAGCCGCTGCACGCGGCCATGGCCGCGGTGCTGGGCGGCGCGTCGCGCCGGGACGAAGCCGGCACGCGCCAGTTCCTGCGCGAGCACGAACGCAAGGCGGTGGCGCAGCGCTATGCCGAGGCCATCGCGCGCTTCACGCAGCATCCCAGCGAGCCGCGCGAGCCCGTGCCGTTCAACCCCGAGCAGCAGGGTTCCGAGGCTGGCCGCTAG
- a CDS encoding glycosyltransferase family 4 protein — protein MKVLVTHPGLQHSHQMAQALHEQGLLCQYWSGVPVRGPGEPVPWWLPPALGAKVREVGIPRALRRHPLCFPAMLKVGLHRRVGLHRYLRMSQSAYAHRVFHLFDAWAARRVEALRPDVVVAYENSAMQTFEAARRIGARCVLDAPAVHRATAAALLGLQPDPYLACIDARKDREVELADLVITCSEFAAQTYAQAGVPDAKLRPILLGASLPGNVQRRRTRAGTRFLYAGGLTTLKAVDLLQQAFAMVRARVPEAELAVAGGGAEPALAAALASTPGVTLLGALPQPALYQELADADCLVLPSRFDSFGMVVAEALACGTPALVSERVGAKEILQEFPRAGWVVQVSAQSLYDRMLELATVRASLDEARPYASLAGEKYTWARYRRAAVATIATLC, from the coding sequence ATGAAAGTTCTGGTCACCCACCCCGGCCTGCAGCATTCGCACCAGATGGCGCAGGCGCTCCACGAGCAGGGGCTGCTGTGCCAGTACTGGTCCGGCGTGCCGGTGCGCGGGCCGGGCGAGCCGGTGCCGTGGTGGCTGCCGCCCGCGCTCGGCGCCAAGGTGCGCGAGGTCGGCATCCCGCGGGCCCTGCGCCGCCACCCGCTGTGCTTTCCGGCCATGCTCAAGGTGGGGCTGCACCGCCGCGTCGGGCTCCACCGCTATCTGCGCATGTCGCAGTCGGCCTATGCGCACCGCGTGTTCCACCTGTTCGATGCGTGGGCGGCGCGGCGCGTCGAGGCGCTGCGACCCGACGTGGTGGTGGCCTACGAGAACTCGGCGATGCAGACCTTCGAGGCGGCGCGCCGGATCGGCGCGCGCTGCGTGCTCGACGCGCCGGCGGTGCATCGCGCCACGGCGGCGGCGCTGCTGGGCCTGCAGCCTGACCCGTACCTCGCCTGCATCGACGCACGCAAGGACCGCGAGGTGGAGCTGGCGGACCTGGTCATCACCTGTTCCGAGTTTGCCGCGCAGACCTACGCGCAGGCCGGCGTGCCGGACGCCAAGCTCAGGCCGATCCTGCTCGGCGCCAGCCTGCCCGGCAACGTGCAGCGCCGGCGCACGCGCGCCGGCACGCGCTTCCTGTATGCCGGCGGGCTGACCACGCTCAAGGCGGTCGACCTGCTGCAGCAGGCCTTCGCCATGGTGCGCGCGCGCGTGCCCGAGGCCGAGCTCGCGGTGGCCGGCGGCGGCGCCGAGCCCGCGCTGGCCGCGGCACTGGCGTCGACGCCCGGGGTCACGCTGCTCGGCGCGCTGCCGCAGCCGGCGCTGTACCAGGAGCTGGCCGACGCCGATTGCCTGGTGCTGCCGTCGCGCTTCGATTCGTTCGGCATGGTGGTGGCCGAGGCGCTCGCCTGCGGCACGCCGGCGCTGGTGTCGGAGCGGGTCGGGGCCAAGGAGATCCTGCAGGAATTTCCGCGCGCGGGCTGGGTCGTCCAGGTCAGCGCGCAATCCTTGTATGACCGCATGCTGGAGCTTGCCACGGTACGCGCCAGCCTGGACGAGGCGCGCCCGTACGCGAGCCTGGCCGGGGAGAAGTACACCTGGGCCAGGTATCGCCGCGCCGCGGTCGCAACCATCGCGACGCTATGCTGA
- a CDS encoding polysaccharide biosynthesis/export family protein — METSQCRTACPTDRTRRSRRRSLPGLCALGAVLLLGGCAASPGMHFSPTANVDAVGPDAKPDITPITMDLVRDLRAKSKPTNDRVEELFATPKPYVIGPGDIISVVVWDHPELVFPTQTYSIGAGFEVPASTGGSNMPGYVVSPNGDIQFPYAGVMKVSGKTANQVRDEMARVLSRVVRNPQMTVRVLGFRSQRVYVDGEVRTPGMLAIDDAPMTLVEALNRAGGVLNNTGDNSRVRVTRGERSWYVNIPALLARGVDPSRILLRSGDIVRVEQREDSKVFVTGEVVRPTSLLMRNGRMTLNEALGDAGGVNPNSANAEQIYVIRKTASDAPKVFHLDGTSPVALAIAEGFELEPKDVVYVDAREVVRWSRVMTLVVSPLVGVNSLATRP, encoded by the coding sequence GTGGAAACCAGTCAATGCCGCACCGCTTGCCCTACCGATCGCACTCGCCGCTCGCGCCGGCGCTCGCTGCCAGGCCTGTGCGCGCTCGGCGCCGTCCTGCTGCTGGGCGGCTGCGCCGCGTCGCCGGGGATGCACTTCAGCCCGACCGCGAACGTCGACGCCGTCGGCCCGGACGCCAAGCCGGACATCACCCCCATCACCATGGACCTGGTGCGCGACCTGCGCGCCAAGAGCAAGCCCACCAATGACCGCGTCGAAGAACTGTTCGCCACGCCCAAGCCCTATGTGATCGGCCCCGGCGACATCATCTCGGTGGTGGTGTGGGACCACCCGGAACTGGTGTTCCCGACGCAGACCTACAGCATCGGCGCGGGCTTCGAGGTCCCCGCGTCCACCGGCGGCTCCAACATGCCCGGTTATGTGGTCAGCCCCAATGGCGACATCCAGTTCCCGTATGCCGGCGTGATGAAGGTCTCCGGCAAGACCGCCAACCAGGTGCGCGACGAAATGGCGCGCGTGCTCTCGCGCGTGGTGCGCAATCCGCAGATGACGGTGCGCGTGCTGGGCTTCCGCAGCCAGCGCGTCTATGTCGACGGCGAAGTGCGCACCCCCGGCATGCTCGCCATCGACGACGCGCCGATGACGCTGGTCGAGGCGCTCAACCGCGCCGGCGGCGTGCTCAACAACACCGGCGACAACAGCCGCGTGCGCGTGACCCGCGGCGAGCGCAGCTGGTACGTGAACATCCCCGCGCTGCTGGCCAGAGGCGTCGACCCGTCACGCATCCTGCTGCGCTCGGGCGACATCGTGCGCGTCGAGCAGCGCGAAGACAGCAAGGTCTTCGTCACCGGGGAAGTGGTCAGGCCGACCTCGCTGCTGATGCGCAACGGGCGCATGACGCTGAACGAGGCGCTCGGCGACGCCGGCGGCGTGAACCCCAACTCCGCCAACGCCGAGCAGATCTACGTGATCCGCAAGACCGCCAGCGATGCGCCGAAGGTGTTCCACCTCGACGGCACCTCGCCAGTGGCGCTGGCGATTGCCGAAGGCTTCGAGCTGGAGCCCAAGGACGTGGTCTACGTGGATGCCCGCGAAGTGGTGCGGTGGAGCCGCGTCATGACCCTGGTGGTGAGCCCGCTGGTGGGCGTCAACAGTCTCGCTACCCGACCTTGA
- a CDS encoding class I SAM-dependent methyltransferase, which yields MSPGTATTHPALLQRLMRTIKPLVPAWLRNYYHVRREQQHDARYGAKPPGEVFSDVYHSSLWGEADEPGFFSGTGSHDPRIVEPYAEAVTALLRELPRKPDVVDLGCGDFHIGSHIRPACGRYVACDVVAPLIAANRARYAHLDVDFRCLDIAGDELPAGDVVFLRQVLQHLDNDRIARVLAKLHRYQVLVLTEHLPLAPDFPPNAKKRLGASTRLARMVPSGVVLTAPPFNLKPVHSRVLCEVREGAGVIQTVAYTLH from the coding sequence ATGAGTCCTGGAACCGCGACCACGCACCCCGCGCTGTTGCAACGCCTGATGCGAACCATCAAACCCCTGGTGCCCGCCTGGCTGCGCAACTACTACCACGTGCGCCGCGAGCAGCAGCATGACGCGCGCTACGGCGCCAAGCCACCGGGCGAAGTGTTCTCGGACGTCTACCACAGCAGCCTGTGGGGCGAGGCCGACGAGCCCGGCTTCTTCAGCGGCACCGGCTCGCACGATCCGCGCATCGTCGAGCCCTATGCCGAGGCGGTCACCGCGCTGCTGCGCGAGCTGCCGCGCAAGCCCGACGTGGTCGACCTGGGCTGCGGCGACTTCCATATCGGCAGCCACATCCGCCCGGCCTGCGGGCGCTACGTCGCCTGCGACGTGGTGGCGCCGCTGATCGCGGCCAACCGCGCACGCTACGCCCATCTCGACGTGGATTTCCGCTGCCTCGACATTGCCGGCGACGAGCTGCCCGCCGGCGACGTGGTGTTCCTGCGCCAGGTGCTGCAGCACCTGGACAACGACAGGATCGCGCGCGTGCTGGCCAAGCTGCACCGCTACCAGGTGCTGGTGCTGACCGAACACCTGCCGCTGGCGCCGGATTTTCCGCCCAACGCCAAGAAGCGGCTGGGGGCTTCGACGCGGCTGGCACGCATGGTGCCGAGCGGCGTGGTGCTGACCGCGCCGCCGTTCAACCTGAAGCCGGTGCACAGCCGCGTGCTGTGCGAGGTGCGCGAAGGCGCGGGCGTGATCCAGACCGTCGCCTACACCCTGCATTGA
- a CDS encoding glycosyltransferase WbuB yields MKILIYCQNYAPELTGIGKYTGEQAQWLAARGHEVRVVCAPPYYPAWRVSDGYSAWRYARETHGGVTVYRAPVWVPRKPSGLLRILHLISFALSSVPCMAAQLRWRPDVIFAVEPTLMCSPAALLLGSCTRARTWLHVQDLEVDAAFALGVLRHPLLRRLATRMERALTTRYQRVSTISQAMADALRAKGVSPARLQLLPNWADLHEAPADAALAFRHGLGIPAEAVVALYAGNMGNKQGLEVLADAAQALQGHPRIHMVLCGDGSGRAALQARCAGLARVHFLPLQPQAQFHAMMAAADMHLLPQRADAADLVMPSKLTGMLASRRAVIATAQPDTELGRLVARVGVLVPPGDGSALAHAIATLACQPQRRAMHAAAGRAWAEAHLARDAVLAQLESALQALVSPPAAQDASAVA; encoded by the coding sequence ATGAAGATCCTGATCTACTGCCAGAACTACGCGCCCGAACTGACCGGCATCGGCAAGTACACCGGCGAGCAGGCGCAATGGCTGGCCGCGCGCGGGCACGAGGTGCGCGTGGTGTGCGCCCCGCCGTACTACCCCGCATGGCGCGTCAGCGACGGCTACAGCGCCTGGCGCTATGCCCGCGAGACGCACGGCGGCGTGACGGTCTACCGCGCACCGGTGTGGGTGCCGCGCAAGCCGTCCGGACTGCTGCGCATCCTGCACCTGATAAGCTTTGCGCTGAGCAGCGTGCCGTGCATGGCGGCGCAGCTGCGCTGGCGCCCCGACGTGATCTTCGCGGTCGAGCCCACGCTGATGTGCAGCCCGGCGGCGCTGCTGCTGGGCAGCTGCACGCGCGCGCGCACCTGGCTGCACGTGCAGGACCTGGAAGTCGATGCCGCGTTCGCGCTGGGGGTGCTGCGCCATCCGCTGCTGCGCCGGCTGGCCACGCGCATGGAGCGCGCGCTGACCACGCGCTACCAGCGCGTCTCGACCATTTCGCAGGCGATGGCGGACGCGCTGCGCGCCAAGGGCGTCAGCCCCGCTCGCCTGCAACTGCTGCCCAACTGGGCCGACCTGCACGAGGCCCCGGCCGACGCGGCGCTGGCGTTCCGGCACGGCCTGGGCATTCCCGCCGAAGCGGTGGTCGCGCTGTACGCCGGCAACATGGGCAACAAGCAGGGCCTGGAAGTGCTGGCCGATGCCGCGCAGGCGCTGCAGGGCCACCCGCGCATCCACATGGTGCTGTGCGGCGACGGCAGCGGCCGCGCCGCGCTGCAGGCACGCTGCGCCGGGCTGGCGCGCGTGCATTTCCTGCCGTTGCAGCCGCAGGCGCAGTTCCACGCCATGATGGCGGCCGCGGACATGCACCTGCTGCCGCAGCGCGCCGATGCCGCCGACCTGGTGATGCCATCCAAGCTCACCGGCATGCTGGCGAGCCGGCGCGCGGTCATTGCCACGGCGCAGCCCGATACCGAGCTGGGCCGCCTGGTGGCGCGCGTGGGCGTGCTGGTGCCGCCCGGCGATGGCAGCGCGCTGGCGCACGCCATTGCCACGCTCGCCTGCCAGCCGCAGCGGCGCGCCATGCACGCCGCCGCAGGCCGCGCCTGGGCCGAAGCCCATCTGGCCCGCGACGCGGTGCTGGCGCAACTGGAATCCGCACTGCAGGCACTGGTATCGCCGCCTGCCGCGCAAGACGCCTCCGCGGTGGCCTGA
- a CDS encoding glycosyltransferase, with translation MRLILFGHPVFFGSHSMDRFAAMIVEGMRERGHEAQLWTPPAVLVRLSTRPGLRKWLGYVDQYMLFPAWAWWRLRREGAGALVVLTDHSLGMWMWLLHRRPHVIHCHDFIAQRTAAGEFPGRQLSASGRLYQALILRGIGLGRNFVAVSEKTAHDLLRLHPGPTPRVRVVHNGLNYPFRPLAPDVAMRRLRAASIDEIEPGMLVHIGGNQWYKNREGVLALYLAYCEASHAGGGTGAAAAPRPLWMIGPEPTPAMRELAADAERLGGKVRFLEGMSTAAVHAAYALAAVLLFPSLEEGFGWPVIEAMACGIPVLTTARAPMQEIGGGLALLMEPMEPGQAQAWARRNVGVLLELLSWPQARLDQLSADSLAWVRHFSAERALDQYEAIYLAALAPASATATAEAEAS, from the coding sequence ATGAGGCTCATCCTGTTCGGTCATCCCGTCTTTTTCGGCAGCCACAGCATGGACCGCTTCGCGGCCATGATCGTCGAGGGCATGCGCGAGCGCGGCCACGAGGCCCAGCTATGGACCCCGCCCGCCGTGCTGGTGCGGCTGTCGACGCGCCCGGGCCTGCGCAAGTGGCTCGGCTATGTCGACCAGTACATGCTGTTCCCAGCGTGGGCGTGGTGGCGGCTGCGGCGCGAGGGCGCGGGCGCGCTGGTGGTGCTGACCGACCATTCGCTGGGCATGTGGATGTGGCTGCTGCATCGGCGCCCGCATGTAATCCACTGCCACGACTTCATCGCGCAGCGCACCGCAGCCGGCGAATTTCCCGGGCGCCAGCTGTCAGCCAGCGGGCGGCTCTACCAGGCGCTGATCCTGCGCGGCATCGGGCTGGGGCGGAACTTTGTCGCGGTGTCGGAGAAGACCGCGCACGACCTGCTGCGCCTGCATCCGGGGCCGACGCCGCGCGTGCGGGTGGTGCACAACGGCCTCAACTACCCGTTCCGCCCGCTTGCGCCGGATGTTGCCATGCGCCGGCTGCGCGCCGCCAGCATCGACGAGATCGAGCCCGGCATGCTGGTCCATATCGGCGGCAACCAGTGGTACAAGAACCGCGAAGGCGTGCTGGCGCTATACCTGGCCTATTGCGAGGCCAGCCATGCGGGCGGCGGCACCGGTGCCGCCGCGGCGCCGCGCCCGCTGTGGATGATCGGCCCCGAGCCGACCCCCGCCATGCGCGAGCTGGCCGCCGACGCGGAGCGGCTGGGCGGCAAGGTGCGCTTCCTGGAAGGCATGTCCACCGCGGCCGTGCACGCCGCCTATGCGCTTGCCGCGGTGCTGCTGTTCCCGAGCCTGGAAGAGGGCTTCGGCTGGCCCGTGATCGAGGCCATGGCGTGCGGCATCCCGGTGCTGACCACGGCGCGCGCGCCGATGCAGGAGATCGGCGGCGGGCTGGCGCTGCTGATGGAGCCGATGGAACCGGGCCAGGCGCAGGCCTGGGCCCGGCGCAACGTGGGCGTGCTGCTGGAGCTGCTGTCGTGGCCGCAGGCGCGGCTCGACCAGCTCTCGGCCGACTCGCTGGCGTGGGTGCGGCATTTCTCGGCGGAACGCGCGCTGGACCAGTACGAGGCCATCTACCTGGCCGCGCTGGCCCCGGCCTCGGCCACTGCGACGGCGGAGGCCGAGGCCAGTTGA